The proteins below are encoded in one region of Paenibacillus sp. YYML68:
- a CDS encoding carbohydrate ABC transporter permease: MEASKKSYTFRLFSLEVIGIIVALLFLVPFYFVIVNSMKTFGELLVNTSNLPKSFNIANYIKVWDIMKFPKVFMNSFWITVFSNLGLVLVSSMAAYRLVRHPSRFNNLLFLAFVAAMVIPFQSIMIPLVKVASEVGLMDSRLGLIICYFGFGVSLNVFLYHGFIKSIPKEIEESATVDGCSPYGVFWKIIFPLLKPMSVTIVLLNSLWIWNDFLLPLLVLNSPDLRTIPLATYSFFGQYTKQWDMALAALVLGVIPIILFFLSMQRYIIEGITAGSVKG, encoded by the coding sequence ATGGAGGCATCCAAAAAAAGCTATACGTTCCGGCTGTTCAGCCTTGAGGTGATCGGCATCATCGTCGCGCTGCTGTTCCTCGTGCCGTTCTACTTCGTCATCGTCAACTCGATGAAGACGTTCGGCGAGCTGCTCGTGAACACGTCCAACCTGCCGAAATCGTTCAACATCGCGAATTATATTAAGGTATGGGACATTATGAAGTTCCCGAAGGTGTTCATGAATTCGTTCTGGATTACGGTGTTCAGTAACCTCGGTCTTGTGCTCGTGAGCTCGATGGCGGCTTACCGTCTCGTGCGGCATCCGTCCCGCTTTAATAACCTGCTGTTCCTGGCGTTCGTCGCGGCGATGGTCATTCCGTTCCAGTCGATCATGATTCCGCTGGTGAAGGTGGCGAGCGAGGTCGGTCTGATGGACAGCCGTCTGGGCCTTATCATCTGTTACTTCGGCTTTGGCGTATCGCTCAACGTGTTCCTGTACCACGGCTTCATCAAGTCGATCCCGAAGGAGATCGAGGAGTCGGCGACGGTCGACGGCTGCTCCCCTTACGGTGTATTCTGGAAAATCATCTTCCCGCTCCTGAAGCCGATGAGCGTCACGATCGTGCTGCTGAACAGTCTGTGGATCTGGAACGACTTCCTGCTCCCGCTGCTCGTGCTGAACAGCCCGGACCTGCGGACGATTCCACTCGCCACGTACTCGTTCTTCGGTCAATATACGAAGCAGTGGGATATGGCGCTGGCCGCGCTCGTACTGGGTGTCATTCCGATCATCCTGTTCTTCCTGTCGATGCAGCGCTACATTATCGAGGGGATTACAGCCGGCTCGGTGAAGGGGTAG
- a CDS encoding ABC transporter substrate-binding protein: protein MKTKKIVGLSLAALLAMTTAAGCAQKDDAQPNNGAAQGDKPAAKNVTLKMFQFKVEIAEPLAKLVQEYEKQNPGVKIQVDTVGGGADYGAALMAKFNSGDKPDIFNNGGFSDLDKWIEHLEDLSGEPWVKDLVDVAKEPMTKDGKLYGQPLNLEGYGFLYNKDLFQKAGITETPKTLSQLEEAAKKLQAAGITPFVNGYGEWWVLGNHFVNLPFAHQPDANAFVKGLNDGTAKIPGNSAFDNWVKLFDLQLQYGNKNPLQTDYKTQVTEFATGKAAMTQQGNWTQTQLTQTNPDLKVGFLPMPISEDAAANDKLPVGVPNNWVINKNSANKEEAKKFLNWLVTSDLGKKYMVEEFKFIPAFKTISADEKILGPLAADIIRYSKDGKTISWNWFKFPGGEASSKKFAASMQAYVAKQKTKDQMLTEFQEAWDSLKKK from the coding sequence ATGAAAACAAAGAAAATCGTAGGTCTTAGCCTCGCGGCCTTGCTCGCGATGACGACAGCAGCAGGCTGCGCACAGAAGGATGACGCTCAGCCGAACAACGGTGCGGCTCAAGGTGACAAGCCAGCTGCGAAGAACGTAACGCTGAAGATGTTCCAGTTCAAGGTGGAGATCGCAGAGCCGCTGGCGAAGCTCGTGCAGGAGTATGAGAAGCAGAACCCAGGCGTGAAAATCCAGGTTGATACAGTCGGCGGCGGCGCAGACTACGGCGCAGCGCTGATGGCGAAGTTCAACTCCGGCGACAAGCCTGACATCTTCAACAACGGCGGCTTCTCCGACCTCGACAAGTGGATCGAGCACCTCGAGGACCTGTCCGGCGAGCCGTGGGTGAAGGATCTCGTAGACGTGGCGAAGGAGCCAATGACGAAGGACGGCAAGCTGTACGGTCAGCCGCTGAACCTTGAGGGCTACGGCTTCCTGTACAACAAGGACCTGTTCCAGAAGGCCGGCATTACGGAGACGCCGAAGACGCTCTCCCAGCTGGAGGAAGCGGCGAAGAAGCTCCAGGCCGCAGGCATTACGCCATTCGTGAACGGCTACGGCGAGTGGTGGGTACTGGGTAACCACTTCGTGAACTTGCCGTTCGCTCACCAGCCAGATGCGAATGCATTCGTGAAGGGCTTGAACGATGGCACAGCGAAGATTCCTGGCAACTCAGCGTTCGATAATTGGGTGAAGCTGTTCGACCTGCAGCTGCAATACGGCAACAAGAACCCGCTGCAGACGGACTACAAGACTCAGGTTACGGAGTTCGCGACGGGCAAGGCGGCCATGACACAGCAAGGTAACTGGACGCAGACACAGCTTACACAGACGAACCCTGATCTGAAGGTAGGCTTCCTGCCAATGCCGATCAGCGAGGACGCGGCTGCGAACGACAAGCTTCCGGTCGGCGTACCGAACAACTGGGTGATCAACAAGAACTCCGCGAACAAGGAAGAGGCGAAGAAGTTCCTCAACTGGCTCGTTACTTCTGACCTCGGTAAGAAGTACATGGTTGAAGAGTTCAAGTTCATCCCTGCGTTCAAGACGATCTCCGCTGACGAGAAGATTCTCGGCCCTCTGGCTGCTGATATCATCCGCTACAGCAAGGACGGCAAGACGATTAGCTGGAACTGGTTCAAGTTCCCAGGCGGCGAAGCTTCCTCCAAGAAGTTCGCAGCGTCCATGCAGGCTTATGTGGCGAAGCAGAAGACGAAGGACCAGATGCTGACGGAGTTCCAAGAGGCATGGGATAGTCTGAAGAAGAAGTAA